The Streptomyces sp. NBC_00224 genome has a window encoding:
- a CDS encoding FtsK/SpoIIIE domain-containing protein: MTFGVTFATMRVLVRYASVMDACGLTVPPSRWRLALARMANRPAPNSRAPRIVRLRPTRTGLALRLKLRPGQDAFDIAAATDRLRHSFAMYGVSSRELRSGVVELRMTGYDVLKHVQMPVAADHTPMRVPVALRADGAVHYRDYRAVPHALTLGATESGKSVYQRNLVAALASHEVALVGIDCKQGVELFPLARRFSALADNPDTAADLLDALVEHMEGVYQLIRAEQRITADVPDAEIATDIWDLPEALRPVPVVLLVDEVAELALFATKEQEKRRDRIITALARLAQLGRAAGIYLEICGQRFGSELGKNITMLRAQLTGRTAHRVNDESSANMAFGDIAPDAVLAAINIPTDMPGVAVAGDSAGGWSRIRAPHTSLRQAVNICNRHADRTPDLPALAPFRPVLPHLAPVPVPLSKSAPAAA, translated from the coding sequence ATGACCTTCGGGGTCACCTTCGCCACGATGCGGGTCCTGGTCCGGTACGCCTCGGTCATGGATGCCTGCGGCCTGACGGTCCCGCCGTCCCGCTGGCGGCTGGCGCTGGCCCGCATGGCGAACCGCCCGGCGCCCAACTCGCGTGCTCCCCGCATCGTGCGGCTGCGGCCGACCCGGACCGGGCTCGCCCTGCGGCTCAAGCTCCGCCCCGGTCAGGACGCCTTCGACATCGCTGCGGCCACGGATCGGCTGCGTCATTCCTTCGCGATGTACGGCGTCTCCTCCCGGGAACTGCGCTCCGGTGTGGTCGAGTTGCGGATGACGGGCTACGACGTGCTCAAGCACGTCCAGATGCCCGTGGCGGCCGACCACACGCCGATGCGGGTCCCCGTCGCCCTGCGCGCGGACGGAGCCGTGCACTACCGCGACTACCGGGCCGTCCCGCACGCCCTGACGCTGGGTGCCACCGAGTCCGGGAAGTCCGTGTACCAACGCAACCTGGTGGCCGCGCTGGCCTCGCACGAGGTGGCCTTGGTCGGCATCGACTGCAAGCAGGGCGTCGAACTGTTCCCGCTGGCTCGCCGGTTCTCGGCGCTGGCCGACAACCCCGACACCGCCGCCGACCTCCTCGACGCGCTCGTGGAGCACATGGAGGGCGTCTACCAACTGATCCGTGCCGAGCAGCGGATCACGGCCGACGTGCCGGATGCGGAGATCGCTACCGACATCTGGGACTTGCCCGAGGCGCTGCGTCCGGTCCCGGTCGTGCTGCTGGTCGATGAGGTCGCCGAACTCGCTCTGTTCGCGACCAAGGAACAGGAGAAGCGCCGGGACCGGATCATCACCGCGCTGGCCCGCCTCGCCCAGCTCGGCCGGGCCGCCGGGATCTATCTGGAGATCTGCGGCCAGCGCTTCGGCTCCGAACTCGGCAAGAACATCACCATGCTGCGCGCCCAGCTCACCGGCCGCACCGCCCACCGCGTCAATGACGAGTCGTCGGCGAACATGGCCTTCGGGGACATCGCCCCGGACGCCGTCCTCGCCGCGATCAACATCCCCACGGACATGCCCGGCGTCGCTGTGGCGGGTGACTCCGCTGGCGGCTGGTCCCGTATCCGCGCCCCGCACACCTCGCTGCGACAGGCCGTGAACATCTGCAACCGGCACGCCGACCGCACCCCGGATTTGCCTGCCCTCGCCCCGTTCCGGCCCGTACTGCCGCACCTGGCCCCGGTCCCGGTTCCGCTGTCGAAGAGTGCTCCGGCCGCTGCCTGA
- a CDS encoding chemotaxis protein CheB, translated as MTRDRPPADRFSLLAIASSAGGIQALSTVLGELGPDLPVPVLVVQHLDPRHRTVLAQVLARRTALHVKLAEADEHVRPGTVYIAPPGRHLLIGADGVLSLSNAELVHFVRPSADLLFESVAGAYGPEAIACVLTGTGQDGATGVDAVKSRGGTVIAQDPRTAEFTGMPQSAVDTGAVDFVLPLEEIAAVVRGLVEAERQ; from the coding sequence GTGACGCGCGACAGGCCACCCGCAGATCGTTTCAGCCTCCTCGCCATCGCATCGTCCGCGGGCGGCATCCAAGCACTGAGCACGGTGCTCGGGGAGCTGGGCCCCGACCTACCGGTGCCGGTGCTGGTGGTCCAGCACCTCGACCCCCGACACCGCACGGTGCTCGCCCAGGTCCTCGCCCGCCGGACCGCGCTGCACGTCAAGCTCGCGGAGGCGGACGAGCACGTGCGCCCCGGCACCGTCTACATCGCCCCTCCCGGCCGGCACCTCCTCATCGGCGCCGACGGCGTCCTGAGCCTGTCCAACGCCGAGCTCGTCCACTTCGTACGCCCGTCCGCCGACCTTCTCTTCGAATCGGTCGCCGGTGCCTACGGGCCGGAGGCGATCGCCTGCGTGCTCACCGGGACCGGCCAGGACGGGGCCACCGGGGTCGACGCCGTAAAGTCGCGCGGCGGTACGGTCATCGCCCAGGATCCGCGGACCGCGGAGTTCACGGGGATGCCTCAGTCGGCCGTGGACACGGGAGCGGTGGACTTCGTGCTACCTCTTGAGGAGATCGCCGCGGTCGTACGCGGACTTGTCGAAGCCGAGAGGCAGTGA
- a CDS encoding CheR family methyltransferase translates to MGEPRDAEGNEALEELLVFIREARGFDFTGYKRSTLARRIRKRMTDVGTRSYPDYQDLLETDTDEFSALFNTILINVTSFYRDPEAWALLQHEVVPELLTTLDPEQEIRVWSAGCSSGEEAYSMIMMFSEALGIEECRRRVKIYATDVDEEALREARSGLYTPKSLEPLSAEMREKYFEQNSAQFSFRPDLRRRVIFGRHDITRDAPISRLDLLVCRNTLMYFNVEAQTQIVDRFHFALRPSGFLFLGKAEMLLNDSERFEVVNMRQRVFQRRAGSKGPTYHPAPLKIRTSPGAEVHSVARARQLRDLVLDAGPTPLIALDSDGTVVAINNQARIQLSLATGDIGRPFQDLEVSYRPVELRSLIDQSMHERRTLRVNRVERRTGEDLQYCDILIQPLSGPSGLHVATVISFTDVTVATHLKAEVKRVREELETAYEELQSTNEELETTNEELQSSIEELETTNEELQSTNEELETTNEELQSGNEELETMNEEMRIRTDELDEARAFLEAVLTSIAAGVVVLGKDLKVKSWNRGAVDLWGLRADEVLDQAFFDLDFGLPTKELRSVVERCMETRRRSGPIGVEALSRIGRPITCDVFFSPFGGNHGGVVLMMEESRSDSSD, encoded by the coding sequence ATGGGCGAACCGCGGGACGCCGAAGGCAACGAAGCGCTGGAGGAACTGCTCGTCTTCATCCGGGAAGCCCGCGGTTTCGACTTCACGGGCTACAAGCGCTCGACGCTGGCCCGGCGCATCCGCAAGCGGATGACGGACGTCGGCACCCGCTCGTACCCGGACTACCAGGATCTCCTGGAGACCGACACGGACGAGTTCAGCGCCCTCTTCAACACGATCCTGATCAATGTCACCTCCTTCTACCGCGACCCGGAGGCGTGGGCCCTCCTCCAGCACGAGGTCGTTCCCGAGCTGCTCACCACCCTCGATCCGGAGCAGGAGATCAGGGTGTGGAGCGCGGGCTGCTCCAGCGGCGAGGAGGCGTACTCCATGATCATGATGTTCTCGGAGGCGCTCGGCATCGAGGAGTGCCGGCGCCGCGTCAAGATCTACGCCACGGACGTCGACGAGGAAGCGCTGCGCGAAGCCCGTTCCGGGCTGTACACGCCGAAGTCGCTGGAACCGCTCTCCGCGGAGATGCGGGAGAAGTACTTCGAGCAGAACAGCGCGCAGTTCAGCTTCCGCCCCGACCTGCGACGTCGGGTGATCTTCGGGCGGCACGACATCACCCGTGACGCCCCGATCTCCCGGCTCGACCTGCTCGTGTGCCGGAACACGTTGATGTACTTCAATGTCGAGGCCCAGACGCAGATCGTCGACCGTTTCCATTTCGCCCTGCGCCCCAGCGGCTTCCTCTTCCTCGGCAAGGCCGAGATGCTGCTGAACGACAGCGAGCGGTTCGAAGTGGTGAACATGCGTCAGCGTGTCTTCCAGCGGCGGGCCGGCAGCAAAGGACCGACCTACCATCCGGCCCCCTTGAAGATCAGGACGTCCCCCGGCGCCGAGGTGCACTCGGTGGCGCGCGCCCGCCAGTTGCGCGACCTGGTACTCGACGCCGGACCCACCCCGTTGATCGCCCTCGACAGCGACGGAACCGTCGTAGCGATCAACAATCAGGCCAGGATCCAGCTCAGCCTGGCCACCGGCGACATCGGCCGCCCCTTCCAGGACCTGGAGGTCTCCTACCGGCCGGTCGAACTCCGTTCCCTGATCGACCAGTCCATGCACGAGCGCCGGACCCTGCGGGTCAACCGGGTCGAGCGCCGGACGGGCGAGGACCTCCAGTACTGCGACATCCTCATCCAGCCGCTCTCCGGACCCAGCGGGCTGCACGTCGCCACCGTGATCTCGTTCACCGACGTGACCGTCGCCACGCATCTGAAGGCCGAGGTCAAAAGAGTCCGGGAGGAGCTGGAGACGGCGTACGAGGAACTCCAGTCAACCAACGAGGAGCTGGAGACCACCAACGAGGAACTCCAGTCCAGCATCGAGGAACTGGAGACGACGAACGAGGAACTCCAGTCAACCAACGAAGAGTTGGAGACCACCAACGAGGAACTCCAGTCCGGCAACGAGGAACTGGAGACGATGAACGAGGAGATGCGCATCCGCACGGACGAACTGGACGAGGCCAGAGCGTTCCTGGAGGCGGTTCTGACGAGCATCGCGGCGGGCGTGGTGGTCCTGGGCAAGGACCTGAAGGTCAAGAGCTGGAACCGGGGCGCCGTCGACCTGTGGGGGCTGCGCGCCGACGAGGTGCTGGACCAGGCCTTCTTCGACCTGGACTTCGGACTGCCCACCAAGGAGCTGCGGTCCGTCGTGGAACGGTGCATGGAAACCCGCCGGCGCTCCGGACCGATCGGTGTGGAGGCCCTGAGCCGCATCGGCCGGCCCATCACCTGCGACGTGTTCTTCTCCCCGTTCGGCGGGAACCACGGCGGCGTCGTCCTGATGATGGAAGAGAGCCGAAGCGATTCCTCCGACTGA
- a CDS encoding GAF and ANTAR domain-containing protein encodes MDPQGRMEDLDLAAMAQRRAALARDRADRAEAAAERHELLAAKPGREFHTQIARTQRRTAECHRASARLQDSFALRATVWAGGQGPRPQFMTVVAEACGTGSAAIALLDTGQNQLAVAASDRLSRAAQDLEYVLGEGPGQDAAAGHRPVHVSGPEIEARWPGYGPSLVSLGIASVAAVPLQTQDNCIGSLTAFDPRPAEARPARLAEVAEALIRIVLLDPDADPDLYGGTDMRATVHQAAGMVSAQVGCSVADALALIKARAFAEDVSPDTIARQVVHGDRKLI; translated from the coding sequence ATGGACCCGCAGGGGCGTATGGAGGACCTCGATCTGGCAGCAATGGCACAGCGACGCGCCGCGCTGGCCCGTGACCGGGCGGACCGGGCGGAGGCGGCCGCCGAGCGGCACGAACTACTGGCGGCCAAACCCGGCCGGGAGTTCCACACCCAGATCGCAAGAACGCAGCGCAGAACCGCCGAGTGCCATCGCGCCTCGGCCCGCCTCCAGGACAGCTTCGCCCTCCGCGCCACGGTCTGGGCCGGAGGGCAGGGCCCCCGGCCGCAGTTCATGACGGTGGTCGCCGAGGCGTGCGGTACCGGCAGCGCGGCGATCGCGCTGCTCGACACCGGGCAGAACCAGCTCGCGGTCGCCGCGTCCGACCGGCTGTCCCGTGCGGCTCAGGACCTGGAGTACGTTCTCGGCGAGGGTCCGGGCCAGGACGCGGCGGCGGGACACCGCCCGGTGCATGTGTCCGGGCCCGAGATCGAGGCGCGCTGGCCGGGGTACGGGCCTTCCCTGGTCTCGCTGGGCATCGCCTCGGTGGCCGCCGTACCGCTGCAGACGCAGGACAACTGCATCGGGTCGCTGACGGCTTTCGACCCGCGGCCCGCGGAGGCGAGACCCGCCCGTCTCGCCGAGGTCGCCGAGGCCCTCATCCGCATCGTGCTGCTGGACCCCGACGCCGACCCTGACCTCTACGGCGGAACCGACATGCGAGCCACCGTGCATCAGGCGGCCGGCATGGTGTCCGCACAGGTCGGCTGCTCCGTCGCGGACGCGCTGGCACTCATCAAAGCCCGGGCGTTCGCGGAGGACGTATCCCCCGACACCATCGCCCGGCAAGTCGTGCACGGAGACCGGAAACTCATCTGA
- a CDS encoding STAS domain-containing protein, with amino-acid sequence MSREPLSSAQQIRIYETEGRTVVQLLGEIDIAVVLRVTAELDTVTGRPNSDVVVDLGPVEFLDCCGLGLLCRARRRVEERGGRLTLAGPRPGIRRLLRIVRLDRVFAVTGTLDEALGSRTSVN; translated from the coding sequence ATGTCCCGGGAGCCCCTTTCCTCTGCCCAGCAGATCCGTATCTACGAGACGGAAGGGCGAACCGTCGTCCAACTGCTCGGTGAGATCGACATAGCCGTCGTCCTCCGTGTCACCGCCGAGCTGGACACGGTCACAGGCCGCCCGAACTCCGACGTCGTGGTCGATCTCGGCCCCGTCGAGTTCCTGGACTGCTGCGGGCTGGGGCTGCTGTGCCGTGCACGGCGACGCGTCGAGGAACGGGGCGGACGCCTGACGCTCGCCGGCCCCCGCCCCGGCATCCGCAGGCTGCTCAGGATCGTGCGGCTCGACCGGGTCTTCGCCGTGACGGGCACCCTGGACGAGGCGCTCGGCAGCCGTACGTCCGTGAACTGA
- the xerC gene encoding tyrosine recombinase XerC: MTKRRSRGDGGLHWDDKRQRWIATASLGFDPSGKRIVKRASGVTKTAAKAKLKEVLRDYEDGLAIAPTGYTVKDAVTDWLTYGLPGRDRGTVETNTILCDTHVIPALGARKLRDLSADDVDRWLANKAKVLSTRSLEAIRSCLNRAVRRAMARDKVKRNVVELCSVPEGRPGRPSKSFTLKQAEAVLTAAEDSPLYAYFVVSLLTGGRTEEMRPLRWDHVDLDGDPTASPEIPPHIAVWRSVRRSGDTKTRKSRRTLALPGRAIDALKIQRERQGWQRVAAGDQWQETGLVFTSAVGTELDAANVRRELRKVLARAAQMPGMDIEPHVIEPEKWTTRETRTSFVSILSDGGIPLEEISRLVGHSSTAVTEEVYRKQIRPVIQTGATAMDGIFGTPPPPER; encoded by the coding sequence ATGACCAAGCGACGCAGCCGGGGCGACGGCGGTCTCCACTGGGACGACAAGCGCCAACGCTGGATCGCCACGGCCAGCCTCGGGTTCGACCCGAGCGGCAAGCGGATCGTGAAGCGGGCCAGTGGCGTCACCAAGACGGCAGCCAAGGCCAAGTTGAAAGAGGTGCTGCGGGACTACGAGGACGGTCTCGCGATCGCGCCCACCGGCTACACGGTCAAGGACGCGGTGACGGACTGGCTCACGTACGGGCTGCCTGGCCGCGACAGGGGAACGGTCGAGACGAACACGATTCTCTGCGACACCCACGTGATCCCCGCCTTGGGTGCCCGCAAGCTCAGGGACCTCAGCGCCGATGACGTGGACAGGTGGCTCGCGAACAAGGCCAAGGTGCTCAGCACGCGTTCGCTGGAAGCCATCCGCTCCTGTCTGAACCGTGCGGTCCGGCGGGCCATGGCGCGGGACAAGGTGAAGCGCAATGTCGTGGAGCTGTGCTCGGTCCCGGAGGGGCGCCCTGGTCGGCCATCCAAGTCCTTCACGCTGAAGCAGGCGGAAGCCGTACTCACCGCCGCTGAGGACTCCCCGCTCTACGCCTACTTCGTGGTCTCGCTCCTCACCGGCGGGCGTACCGAAGAGATGCGTCCTCTCCGTTGGGATCACGTTGATCTGGACGGAGACCCGACCGCTAGCCCGGAGATCCCCCCGCACATCGCCGTGTGGCGCTCGGTCCGCAGGTCCGGCGACACGAAGACCAGGAAGTCCCGCCGGACGCTGGCGCTGCCCGGCCGGGCCATCGACGCGCTGAAGATCCAGCGGGAGCGTCAAGGCTGGCAGCGTGTCGCGGCCGGTGATCAGTGGCAGGAGACCGGGCTCGTCTTCACATCGGCGGTTGGTACCGAACTGGATGCTGCGAACGTCCGGCGGGAGCTCCGTAAGGTCCTCGCGCGTGCCGCGCAGATGCCCGGCATGGATATTGAGCCCCACGTGATCGAGCCGGAGAAGTGGACCACCAGGGAGACGCGCACGTCCTTCGTCTCGATCCTCTCCGACGGGGGCATCCCACTCGAAGAGATCTCCCGGCTTGTCGGCCACTCCAGCACGGCCGTGACGGAGGAGGTCTACCGGAAGCAGATCCGTCCGGTGATCCAGACCGGAGCGACGGCTATGGACGGGATCTTCGGCACGCCCCCGCCTCCGGAGCGATAG
- a CDS encoding mobile element transfer protein, producing MPARDHFHSVMRIGPVQIGTHRDRHGRTKHAAVCTADRCGWSADYSSPSAAQLAARTHRCRITD from the coding sequence ATGCCTGCCCGTGATCACTTCCACTCCGTGATGCGGATCGGCCCCGTGCAGATCGGCACCCACCGCGACCGCCACGGCCGTACCAAACACGCCGCCGTGTGCACCGCCGACCGGTGCGGCTGGTCCGCCGACTACTCCAGCCCCTCCGCCGCCCAGCTCGCCGCCCGTACCCACCGCTGCCGTATCACCGACTGA
- a CDS encoding helix-turn-helix domain-containing protein, producing the protein MTTAAGQLLTVQETMTRLRLGRTKVYELIRTRRLVSITEGRARRIPESSVAAYISARLEEAA; encoded by the coding sequence ATGACCACTGCTGCTGGTCAGTTGCTGACCGTCCAGGAGACCATGACGCGGTTGAGGCTCGGGCGCACCAAGGTCTACGAGCTGATACGTACGAGGCGCCTTGTCTCCATTACCGAGGGCCGCGCCCGCCGTATCCCCGAAAGCTCCGTGGCGGCCTACATCAGTGCCCGCCTGGAAGAGGCAGCCTGA
- a CDS encoding helix-turn-helix domain-containing protein — protein sequence MSTEEQRVFGARVADLRKQRGMTQSELAAAIGRTASWLSQVERGIQPVNRLDVLRLLADGLGVPLQVLQPEAPPTADPEPAATATETNDLDQARLVLSGHPALNVLLSPREDFRPSTLTDLRSAAERIWDLTHTDQFAELSASLGPLIPRLERAARTAPEEYRAELHSLLARTYQALAAAFVRQNEADAAWVAADRAIREAELSGDPLGVFAGIYRLAHAFVRLKHLDQAEHAATSAVNALQRDVEHHEPTPPHLSVLGSLHLMLALVHARSGERGAARKQIEAARAVARQLGEDRNDFNLEFGPTNVEIQAVSTAVDLGDAGEALDIAKGLDASALSIERQARLLLDLGRAHTQRRHFGDALDCLLRAEELAPEMIHTHIAAREVTRELMLVAGRAASDDLRALADRTDALG from the coding sequence GTGAGTACCGAGGAGCAGCGCGTCTTTGGTGCGCGAGTCGCCGACCTGCGCAAGCAGCGCGGCATGACACAGAGCGAGTTGGCGGCGGCGATCGGCCGTACGGCGAGTTGGCTGTCCCAGGTCGAACGCGGCATCCAGCCGGTCAATCGGCTCGACGTACTGCGCCTGCTCGCCGACGGCTTGGGCGTGCCGCTCCAGGTCCTCCAGCCCGAGGCTCCGCCGACAGCAGATCCTGAGCCCGCCGCCACGGCGACCGAGACCAACGACCTGGACCAGGCCCGCCTGGTTTTGTCTGGGCATCCGGCGCTGAATGTGCTCCTCAGCCCGCGCGAGGACTTCCGGCCAAGCACTCTGACCGACCTGCGGTCCGCTGCCGAGCGCATCTGGGATCTGACCCACACCGACCAGTTCGCCGAGTTGAGCGCGTCCCTGGGGCCGTTGATCCCCCGGCTGGAGCGTGCGGCCCGAACGGCGCCCGAGGAGTACCGAGCCGAGCTGCACTCGTTGCTGGCCCGGACGTACCAGGCTCTCGCAGCGGCGTTCGTCCGGCAGAACGAGGCGGACGCGGCGTGGGTCGCGGCCGACCGAGCCATCCGCGAAGCGGAGCTGTCCGGCGACCCGCTCGGGGTCTTTGCTGGGATCTACCGACTCGCCCACGCCTTTGTCCGGCTGAAGCATCTGGACCAGGCGGAGCACGCCGCCACGTCGGCGGTGAACGCCCTCCAGCGCGATGTGGAGCACCACGAGCCCACTCCCCCGCACTTGTCCGTGCTCGGCTCCCTGCACCTGATGCTGGCGCTGGTTCACGCCCGGTCCGGCGAACGTGGAGCGGCACGCAAGCAGATCGAGGCGGCTCGCGCAGTGGCGCGCCAGCTCGGCGAGGACCGGAACGACTTCAACTTGGAGTTCGGGCCGACGAACGTCGAGATCCAGGCCGTGTCCACTGCGGTGGACTTGGGCGACGCGGGCGAGGCCCTCGACATCGCCAAAGGGCTAGATGCGAGCGCGTTGTCCATCGAGCGGCAGGCCCGCCTACTGCTTGATCTCGGACGCGCGCACACCCAGCGCCGCCACTTCGGGGACGCGCTCGACTGTCTGCTCAGGGCCGAGGAGTTGGCACCCGAGATGATCCACACGCACATCGCGGCGCGCGAGGTCACCCGCGAACTGATGCTGGTCGCGGGCCGGGCCGCCTCGGACGATCTGCGGGCGCTGGCCGACCGTACGGATGCTCTCGGATGA
- the repSA gene encoding replication initiator protein RepSA — translation MPVSPAAVADVAAAGGLNPLALADLLRVAAEPGFERWQDQIRRTGGCSEPIHLTGWTITKDRTTGETLHRYSTEAEPGGRLRVACGNRRVSRCPSCAWTYAGDTYHLIRAGLAGDDRRDVPAAVRDHPRVFATLTAPSFGPVHNRPDHGLCRCGARHADDDPALGTALDPATYDYAGAVLFNNHAGDLWMRFTTRLRREIARHAGLTQRDFADAARLSYGKVAEFQKRGAIHFHAVIRLDGPGGSDSPPPSWATTTLLTDAIRAAACHAYTSVSVPESDDEPARTFRWGRQLDVRPITAFGDGSDITEQAVASYVAKYATKAAENTGTLDRRIGELAELDRHGVPDHARRLIEACKILDPLYPDRRLWAWAHMLGFRGHFSSKSRRYSTTLGALRQARADYRAAQERDALGLDDRESDSVLVLADWQYAGHGHTPGESVLAASIARGLQLNRETAREALNDQLALEGGAV, via the coding sequence CTGCCCGTGTCCCCGGCCGCTGTCGCCGATGTGGCGGCGGCCGGGGGCCTGAACCCTCTGGCCCTGGCCGACCTGCTGCGCGTCGCCGCTGAACCCGGCTTCGAGCGCTGGCAAGACCAGATCCGCCGCACCGGCGGCTGCTCCGAACCGATCCACCTCACCGGCTGGACGATCACCAAGGACCGCACCACCGGCGAGACCCTGCACCGCTACAGCACTGAGGCCGAGCCCGGCGGTCGGCTGCGGGTCGCGTGCGGCAACCGCCGCGTCTCCCGCTGCCCTTCCTGCGCCTGGACCTACGCGGGGGACACCTATCACCTGATCCGGGCCGGACTCGCCGGTGACGACCGCCGCGACGTCCCCGCCGCCGTCCGCGATCACCCCCGCGTGTTCGCCACGCTGACCGCCCCGTCCTTCGGCCCGGTCCACAACCGGCCCGACCACGGCCTGTGCCGCTGCGGCGCCCGCCACGCCGACGACGACCCGGCGCTCGGTACCGCACTCGACCCGGCGACGTACGACTACGCCGGGGCGGTGCTCTTCAACAACCACGCGGGCGACCTGTGGATGCGCTTCACCACCCGCTTACGCCGTGAGATCGCCCGCCATGCCGGACTCACCCAACGCGACTTCGCCGACGCTGCTCGACTGTCGTACGGCAAGGTCGCCGAGTTCCAGAAGCGCGGTGCGATCCACTTCCACGCCGTGATCCGGCTCGACGGACCCGGCGGCTCGGACAGCCCGCCGCCGTCCTGGGCCACTACGACGCTCCTCACCGACGCGATCCGTGCTGCCGCCTGCCACGCGTACACGAGCGTCAGCGTCCCTGAGTCCGATGACGAGCCTGCCCGTACCTTCCGGTGGGGGCGACAGCTCGACGTCCGGCCCATCACCGCCTTCGGTGACGGCTCCGACATCACCGAACAGGCCGTTGCCTCCTACGTCGCGAAGTACGCCACCAAGGCCGCCGAGAACACCGGCACCCTGGACCGCCGCATCGGCGAGCTCGCTGAACTCGACCGCCATGGCGTCCCCGACCACGCCCGTCGGCTCATCGAGGCGTGCAAGATCCTCGATCCGCTCTACCCGGACCGGCGTCTGTGGGCCTGGGCACACATGCTCGGCTTCCGGGGCCACTTCAGCTCCAAGTCCCGCCGCTACTCCACCACCCTCGGCGCCCTGCGCCAGGCCCGTGCCGACTACCGCGCCGCCCAAGAACGCGACGCCCTCGGCCTCGACGACCGAGAGTCGGACAGTGTCCTGGTCCTGGCCGACTGGCAGTACGCCGGACACGGCCACACCCCCGGCGAGTCCGTCCTCGCCGCCTCCATCGCCCGCGGCCTCCAGCTCAACCGCGAGACAGCACGCGAAGCCTTGAACGACCAACTCGCCCTGGAAGGGGGCGCGGTATGA
- a CDS encoding SpdD-like protein, protein MFSPKIPTNPAPTGVVTPPVPAPVPSAHTPTPVPLASAPSRPTVQLTPGAVIALVGGGTAVVLVVGAVLVSMLLAVAVTAASVAVCALVVRSLIASETKRR, encoded by the coding sequence ATGTTCAGCCCGAAGATCCCCACCAACCCCGCGCCCACCGGCGTGGTCACCCCGCCGGTTCCCGCCCCGGTCCCGTCGGCCCACACCCCGACGCCCGTGCCGCTGGCGTCGGCGCCGTCCCGGCCCACGGTCCAGCTCACCCCGGGCGCCGTGATCGCCCTCGTCGGCGGGGGCACCGCCGTCGTCCTGGTCGTCGGCGCGGTGCTCGTCTCCATGCTCCTGGCGGTCGCCGTTACCGCCGCCTCGGTCGCGGTGTGCGCGCTCGTGGTGCGCTCGCTCATCGCCTCCGAGACCAAGCGCCGCTGA
- a CDS encoding putative quinol monooxygenase codes for MSDGFGLVVRFTLHDERAAAAFDELCASTLEGIKTSEPGTLTYVSHAPEGEPLVRVFYELYADRAAFEAHEEQPHTKHFLAERAQYLAGVEVTFLDVIAGKVAAQQ; via the coding sequence ATGAGCGACGGATTCGGCCTGGTAGTGCGGTTCACGCTGCACGACGAGCGCGCGGCAGCAGCGTTCGACGAGCTGTGCGCAAGCACCCTGGAGGGCATCAAGACATCCGAGCCGGGGACGTTGACGTACGTCTCCCACGCTCCGGAGGGCGAGCCCCTGGTCCGTGTGTTCTACGAGCTGTACGCAGACCGCGCAGCGTTCGAAGCCCACGAAGAGCAGCCCCACACCAAGCACTTCCTTGCCGAGCGGGCTCAGTACCTCGCTGGCGTCGAGGTGACCTTCCTCGACGTGATCGCCGGGAAGGTGGCAGCACAGCAGTGA
- a CDS encoding DUF2637 domain-containing protein yields MNRSIRRPDAVLVQAVIAGSLSFAHLHDLASAAGQTGWKAWAYPVSVDLLLVAAWRRLRNSGPSRLAWCWFLIALVASLGANVATAGFLDLANPPAWLRFGVAGWPALAFLGGTLLTHSPNPTEDRLPVPPTPAAPAPEAVEPDPTPAAALAADDAPALPAAPAAEVPAALVDHARKVAADHHARTGARIDADTLRARLGVPAPMAAAIAAQLT; encoded by the coding sequence ATGAACCGCTCAATCCGCCGCCCGGACGCCGTCCTCGTACAGGCCGTGATCGCCGGTTCGCTGTCCTTCGCCCACCTGCACGACCTGGCGTCGGCTGCCGGGCAGACCGGATGGAAAGCGTGGGCCTACCCGGTCAGCGTGGACCTGCTCCTGGTCGCCGCCTGGCGTCGGCTGCGCAACAGCGGTCCGTCGCGGCTGGCCTGGTGCTGGTTCCTGATCGCCCTCGTTGCCTCCCTCGGCGCCAACGTCGCCACCGCCGGATTCCTCGACCTGGCCAACCCGCCCGCCTGGCTCCGCTTCGGCGTCGCCGGATGGCCCGCGCTCGCCTTCCTTGGCGGCACGCTCCTGACCCACTCCCCGAACCCGACCGAGGACCGGCTGCCGGTTCCGCCGACGCCCGCAGCCCCGGCCCCCGAAGCGGTCGAGCCAGACCCCACACCTGCTGCGGCTCTGGCCGCCGACGACGCCCCGGCGCTCCCGGCTGCCCCGGCCGCAGAGGTTCCCGCTGCCCTGGTGGATCACGCCCGCAAGGTCGCCGCCGACCACCACGCCCGCACCGGCGCCCGGATCGATGCCGACACGCTGCGCGCCCGCCTCGGCGTTCCCGCGCCCATGGCGGCTGCGATCGCTGCCCAACTCACCTGA